The genomic region AACTTACTTTCTAGGTCCTTAACTAACTTgttagtatatataatattaACGGAGGGTTCGATAGTATTGAACTAGCTAACGGCGGTATTACTAGTTACCCTAGAAGCACTACTAGGTATGCCCTAGCGTTCTCGTCGTAAGGAGTTACGGCGTAGGTAACGGCGTAGTCGACTATTATCTCTATCCTTATCGTTATTAGAGTTATCTCCgtcgttattactactacctctactacctcctcGTCGGGTGCCTCTACCTATACGGTcctactaagtaggaggcgtaggtgaTCGTGAAATACCGTTACGACGAGGGGAGTAGACGCGGACCTAACGACTAcggttattattattattattaccgttagtaccgctagtatcgctagtaccgTTCGTGTCCTTAGCTACTAGCTAAGCCTTtagctctactacctccttatTTAGAGTCTAATTACGCTTAGATATAGCTTTAATGTCCTTAGGTAATATGCCTACCTACGACTCCTCGACCTATCCGAAGAGCATATTATTATCCTATTAGAGGCGCTAATTAGCTTCCTTAAGGTCTTATATCTAACTCTTATACTTCTAGTATTTATTAAAGTAGAATATAAAGAGGCCCTTAACATCCTTATCCTTTTCGAGTTGACTAAGACTCTCGGATACGATATTATATTCCTTCTTTATATTAGCGTACTTACGCTATATAACCTTATTAGCCTTCTTTAGGGACTCGACCTAGTCAAAAAGTGTGATAAAGTCTAACTATATCTAGCGAACGAGGTGAAATATAATCTCCGggtatactatagtacgagtcGCAAACTCGGCTAGGCtcttaatagtagtatactcTAAGGCGATTACCTACTCCTTAGGTTAGCGTATATTATTAGTTTCGctatcttatatagatatatcATCTCTTAACTCTATAATCTTGTACACCTTGATCCCTCCTTCTTCTAAGATCTATTCTTCGTCGAGGAATTatacgaagttaatagggTTAGAGGTTAAGGTAAACTACTattctttaggtagtagatCCTTCTCGACCTCTTATTATTCGGCGGCAAATACGTTCGAGTCGTCGTCGGAAGGGAAGGTACCTAGGGCGGTATCGATACCTAGGTTATTAAGTGTCTACGTTTTAGTAGATACGGTTAGGAAAAGCTTAGCGCGTACGAGCGACTAACGCTTATACTTACTAAGATCTAGATAAAGAGGTTGCTTAGGTAAGAGCACCCCGTTAGTAGTACTACCgggtatagctatattatactattacgtagtagataagactactctcttagtaggtatataagggcccTATAAGAGTAGGGAGGCGCGCGTTTTACGTAAAGGAGAGAGGTGATCTATTAACTTAACTAATACGCTTATTTACGCGACTATAGTTATTATTAGTACGCCTATACGCGCGACTCGACGGttagtaactatagtaaACTTGACCTACCTTAACGCGTACTTTACTAGTATAATTTGATTGTAACTACTAGCTTAACTAGATAGGCCGCTTATAAGACCGAACAAACTATTACGAGTAGTAATCTATAAGATAATAGTATAGGGTTACCGTAAAATAAGCGTTATTTAGTAAGGCTACGGAAGAGAAGCGCGAAGCGcgcgagatatataaggaagcgctaAGGCGCGCGACGTTACGGTAGTAGTGAACCGTaatagaaagccgctaccggagaggggccggtTATAGGctaagctaaaaagaggatgaccttactaccttcgcgtacgtatagataagtaccgaatagctagtacgaaaagaggaggagcgtaggactcgctaggccggcgggagtaaggctaagacctaaagtctagcggaatagatagcgagctacctataggagtaggactagaaaaggaagccccctaagacaataggcccgatagtactctaagccttctagagacataattactagctatatagggacctaataagagctaaagcaagtatagcgatctaaatcaggtccgaacatattagattaagggcctatctatttaggagacgcgtactagacatctaaagcctagcctactagtatagctacctatcgtaaaacctagaacaaatactactacgatacctatagtaggcgagaggtaggggaaattagaggtactaagcgggaaggagagactataagttaattattagggacaaaggtaacattcgccgaatctctcggtagatactatagtagggatacctctagtagtttagcctcgctagtAAGACGGAGGattagatagataagaggcagaagctaggggggttatagatagggtagttattagggcaggcctataacactagcgtacccttaataagggaaatctaACACGATAATAAGGgggaaaagataggcgggaaggaggaggggtttttactaatacggtttcccctctatatatacgaaaacaagatagtatagctatatagaccaaagggcactataacagcttaatgaaatatctatctatatattaTGTTGTTAAGACATAGTACAGTAATTAAGAAGTTAGTCGTACTAAGACAAaattcctagcttactagtattcctagcttactagtacTTTACGTTATAGTAGTAATAACACCTTATTTAGGCTTTATTTCTAGTAGTAAGAACGATAGTAACTACACCTTATTTAGGCTTCATTCTAAGAGGTAGGTGCCACTGCTAAGCATGCCGCATTCGCCGGTGCCCACACCGAGATTAGCATGCTCCGCAATGTCGCAATCCTTCCGGAAGCTAAGCACGAGGCTAGGACATTATATCAGGAGCCGAAGTCGTCAGCTTCGTGGCTGAAAACACCCGGTGCAAGACCTTGCATCTGCACCTCATCATGCCGTGCACCACACCTGCATTGTGTTACTCGATTGTGGATGGTACTCATGTCGTGTCACGTACGCAGATCAGTACGCAAAGATGCGCTGCCGTCTCGTGTATATAGAGCCTCATCTAGGTCGTTACCCAAGACCAACATTGTCCATGGCCGCGACCAACAGAGCAAGAGACACTGAACGCCGTGGTTGTACGTGTGAGGACGAGTTGTACATGGGTCCGCATGGGCGGTTGCCTGTGGATCGGGAAAGGTCGTCGGCCGATGGAACGCAGAGTCGATGAGCATCTCGCACTCGATTGCCATTATACATTGCACCAGCACGGTGTTGGTGATCCGGTGCTGCGCTATAATACAGTATGAGTACATGCAATGAAGCGTCACGCTTCCAATCTCCCGTACGCCATCGCTAATGTCAGCCAGTGGTCTATCTCTATCCGTGCCCATTTCCGCCGACGACGCAGCAATTCCAATGCTTCCAAGCAAATGCACCATGCATAAACCTGTTGTCGTGATCATACCATCGTAACTCATGCTCCTGCCGCTCCGTAATGCATCGCAAGTGTGCTACACATGCATGCGCGCAAAGCTGCTCAAGGTAACATTAGCACTTTCGCTGTCAGTCGAATCTTCTGCTTCTTGGTACTTCTCCGTGGAATCATTGCGTAAGTCTTGTCTCATCACGGTCCCCTCTTCCTCCTCCGGCATGTATTCCCAGCACATGAACTGCCAGTTCAGCTCCTTGCGCCAGCACATTCCGTATCCGAGGCTGACTGGTCCGGACTCGTTTCTAACCATCTCGGCAGTCAGGCCTCCAGTCTTGGGCATTCGTCGCTTGAAGATTACACGTCCAACACGGCTGTGTACCAGGGCCATCGAGCACATTATGCAGGGCTCGTGAGTGAGGAAGATCTCGAGCTTGAGGCAAAGGTACCCATCCGGTCTCATGTTATCCTTGACGAAGTGCTCATTTTCGAGTGAGGTAAGTGGTTGATCGCAGAAGAAAGCGTCGCGGGCCTCGATGTCGTGTTCGAGGCCACCTTTGGCGAAGTTGCCTTCAGCTTTGGCGGCGGCCTTTGTGACCGGCTGAGACGCGCAACGCAGACGCTTTCGTCCCACCATGCCAACGGCACGCATGATGGCGTGGCCCATTGGACTTCCATGACAGCCGGTATCTTCGTTGGCGACAGCGTTGGCTTGCGGCTTGTAGCGGGCATCACCAGCAAGGGCGATGATCTGAGTCTGTCCTTCGACGCGTTCGATGATGCAGCATCCTGCGCCAGTGCCAATGCCACGGCGGCGGTGGTCATCACCAACCTTCTCAGCAAGAGCGAGCGCCTCGTCAATACCGATGTTGTCGTCTTGTGGATTCTGCAGCTCGTCCTCGGCCTTCTGGATGCTGGCAGGATGGGCGCCGAATGGGTTGGTCTTTCGATAGAAGGTTGGCCAGTACTCCAATGACCACTTGTCGGCCTGCTCTGAGCTGGTGGGTGCTAGCAGCGGGACGGTGATATCCTTGATCTCGAGTGGGTACGCCCAAGACTCGGCATTGGAGGCAAAGGGGGTGTGTTCCGACAGGAGTGCATGCAGCGTCTTCAGGTCGATGATCTTAGTTGGACAAACAAGAAGATGGAGCGTGGACGGCCTGCTGGCGGTGTTGCGTGACTTGCCGGGGTTGGAGTACTCCCACACGCTGCTGCCGGCTGCTTGCATGACGGAGGCGGGAGTGTTCTCCCAGGCGCGCGAGACGGCATACAGCTCCTTGACCTTGTCACGCTTGCCGAGGACATGCTCTGGTAAGTATCTGGGTTTGGCGAAACGGCGGAGGTGTTGCAGGTCGACTGTATCTTGGCCCTCGACGTTCTCCTTGATGACTCTGTAGCGCGATCAGCAGACGTGCATGTGTAGCAACATATAATGTGCAATGCATACCTCAGGATGCCTTCGGCATGCTTGCTAGGCAGCTCGACGGTCCAGACTTGGATGGTCTCATTTCCGAGGCGGCATTCTTCCTTGGTCTTGAGGTGCACCATACGCCGCTTGGGCTCTGGGTCGTTGTCGAGGAGCGAGTCTCTGCGTGTGGCGGCCATAGCCATGATGGCGCGGTGGAAGATTTTGGTGTTGCGGAAGATGAAGTGGGATGCATGTTGGCTGAAAGTCGCTACGCGAGCGAGGGGCATCAACAAACCGTTCAGGAAGCTGCGCATCGCTTCCATGGTGACGCCGCTTTCTTCACGAGGCAGTTGCGGTCGTGCTTGCTACAATCTTTCGCGAATGATCCCTGCATCTTTCAAGCAAATCTGCAGGGGAAGTGGCTCATCACATCCCTGTCAAATCATCAAGCATTTGTGGGGTAAAGAAGGAACGGCCGGCGCGTCTCCCAGTCGCGTTGATGAACATCATCGCATACCATATAACTGTCGATATGGGTCTCTCCATGCTGCCAGATGAGCTGCTGTTATCGCTGTCAGAGCAGTGGCCTTGTCGCGACCTCCAGCTAAGGCAATTGGCAGCACTACTCTCTGTATGTACCTCCATCGCCGAGACAAGGCCATCACGAGCTAACGTGACCAGCCAACACTTTCCAGCCCACCATCACTGGTCCTTCACGGTTCCCGCGCGACCGGCAAGAGCAGCATCGTCCAGTCATATCTCGAAGCGAGCAAAGTCCAGCATGCGATCATCCGATGTCAAGAGTGCATTACCGGTCGACATCTATTGGAGAAGACGGTAGGAGTTGTACATGATGTCCTTCCAGGAAAAGACGGCAATGGGGTCGAAAAGGCATACAGTGGCCGATGTGAGAATCTCAGTTCACTCACTGTTCATCTTCAAAGACTGCTGGAGGGGCAAGACAAGTTTGTGCTGGTCTTCGATGGCGTGGACAAACAGCGCGAGGCACCGCCAACACTTCTCCCAGCTCTAGCACGACTGGGTGAAGTGATACCGCACTTGGTCGTTCTTTTGATCGTTCGACATCCGCCTCCTCGCTTTCTGCATCAGCCCGGCGTACCTCACATACACTTTGCGCCTTACAGCCGTGCTCAGTCAATACACATAGTTGCACGGAAGCCGCAAGACATCTTCATTGAAGCACCACCTGATGATATGGATTACGACGATGAGACGCACGAAGAAGACAAGGCATGGCTGTGGCCGAGGTTCTGCGCTGCTGTATGGGATGCCCTCGCACAGAATGCAGCACGAGATCTGGTGGCGTACAAGGAGGCTTGTCTCAAACTCTGGAGACCTTTCGTTGCTCCTGTCATTAAGGGTGACTTTGGCACACGAGACTTCAGCAGACTCTTGGTCGCGCAACGGAGGCTGTTCCAGGAAGAGAACGTGCTGCTGGACTCGATCATCGCAAAGCCAGAAGGCGTTCTAGCGGTACCGCGTAGCAAGACGCACGATCTGCCATACTACGCCAAGTGGACGCTGGTATCAGCTTATCTAGCATCCTTCAACCCAGCCAGGATGGATGCACTATACTTCATGAAGTCCACAGAGAGGAAACGGAGGAAGAAGGGTGGAGGCACAGCTCGATCTGGCGGTAGACCAAGTCAGACAAGGAAGATCCCACGACATTTACTCGCTGCTTCAGCCTTTACATTGGATCGCTTGTTGGCCATCCTCCATGCCATCTTACCGGACGAGCTGAGGACGAATATCGACATTTACCGACAGATCGCCACCCTCTCGAGCCTGAGGTTGCTGGTGCGAGCTGGCGGTATTGGCAACAGCGATCCTTTGGAGCCAGGCGGCAAGTGGCGGGTTGGTCCGATGATAACGTGGGAGCATATCCAAAGCATAGCAAGAGGACTGGACTTCAACCTCATAGACTATGTCGCAGATTGAAATACTTGCGGGAAGACATAGTACTCGCTGCACAAACAACCTACTCACGTTTTCTGTTCTTGCAGAAGATTCGAGACGGAAGGATAATGGCACCTCGTAACCATCAATTCCGAATCAGCGAAATGGCGTACCTTCTCCATTTCTCTGCCGGTAGTCGTCGCAGCCATTGTAGAGCCAAAGACTTCGAATCCTCATCGAAGTCCCAACGTTTCCGTTCAACAGTGACGGAGAAAGCCTGCTCGATGTCGTTCGCTGCAGCAGAACTACGGTGGGGCGATGCAGTAAAGAATGTACCTGCCAATTGTATCAGTGGCAGCGTGTTGCTACTGTGTCCAGGCAAGGCATCGCCCATATCACTGTTCGGTCGACTTGACTGCTGAAATCGTCTTAGTCCCCGTGCGGATACACTCGTCCCGGGCCCAATATGCTGCTTCAGGGCTTTGATTTGCTGTGAGAACCACGAGGGCAAGGAGTTCAAAGTAGCCTCGATGGTTTACAAGCTGGCCCTGCTTGTGTCCATATATGTACAGACGGCGAGCTGGGTCTGAGCAGCACGATCAGCATTGATGTGCTGCAAAGCAATCGACTCGCCCAAGCGACGATCCAGTAGGCCAACTGCTTGACCTACTGCCACTGTTTGTAGACTGCAGGCGAGGTCAGCTTTTGCACTCGAAATATGCCATTGTGCCTACTTATTGGCGATCCCAGCGTGCACAGAGAACACGGCAAGATGTCGCAAGACGAGCAGTCGCATCTTTTCGAGGTCACTCCGATACGTGACAGGACGAAGTCTGGCCAGTAACCAGTGCAACGACCCATCCCCGTGCACAGGCTGGCATCTCCTTAGCTTGGCATCGAATATCTTGACATGTTGTTCGCATGCTTTGAAAGACTTCTTCAGCTCGTTTGCGAAGGTGGCAGGTATTGTGAAGCCTGATGTTGTTAGGAGGCTCAACAACCTGCTGATAAGTTGCTGTAGCTCCTGTGTCGCTTCTATTAGTTGAGCAACGTCCTCAGGTCCATCTTGAAACGCCGAAGTTGCTTTGAACAGTTCCTTGATGCCGTTGAGCGCGACGGTTGCAAAAGCTACCACGCTGGCCGCGGAGTTGACAGCTTCCATCAGTAGCCACTGCGCGGCATACCACAGGAAGAAGCTCGAAGTAAGAATGTCGAGGGAACAGATGTGAAATGGAATGGTTGGCCGTGCCAAATTCATCAGGCCGCCCTCGTGTCAAAGAGCAATTGCGCCCATGGCTGTGCAGGCCGCGAGGCTGGCCAAGATCCCCTAGCGAGGCATCGCATGAGCGACGGAGAGCCCAGATGCACACAGCCCCACCTTGGTGTAACACGGGCGATATACAGGCGGCTTGCCCAACCGCGCAGGTACCAAGCGAGGAGGGCTGAGCAAGCACTATGTGAATTCCTGCTGACTATGTATGCTTTCTCTGACCATTCGCTTCCTCTGATCATTCGCTCCTTTTGCTCTCAGGCATGATCATCTGTATCGAAGTCACTTCTTCTCCGACTCCCTGGCCTTCCTCATCAACCTCCTCGTCTCATCCCTCTTCATCTCCACCTTCTCAGGAAACTTCCCACTGCTCTTCCACTCCTCCTCTCCACCAAGGTATCGATACACAACTCTCGAATCAAGGTCCCTACACCTCTCATCCTTCGTGGCACCCTCATAAACCCCCAACCCAGCGCCTCCAAGCGCCAATCTCGCGCCAACCCTCTCCGCCGTATCGACCGCCAACCCAATATCCTTCCTCATCAACCCCACCTTAAAACCCCCCTTATACCCCCTACTACTCAACGCATCCCCATAGACCCCTGGCGCCGGATTCCAATCATCACAAATCGCATTCTGCGCCGTACTCGTATGATAAATATTCGCCAACACTCTCGGATCCATCCCACTCTTAA from Fulvia fulva chromosome 2, complete sequence harbors:
- a CDS encoding tRNA-specific adenosine deaminase subunit TAD3 — protein: MEAMRSFLNGLLMPLARVATFSQHASHFIFRNTKIFHRAIMAMAATRRDSLLDNDPEPKRRMVHLKTKEECRLGNETIQVWTVELPSKHAEGILRVIKENVEGQDTVDLQHLRRFAKPRYLPEHVLGKRDKVKELYAVSRAWENTPASVMQAAGSSVWEYSNPGKSRNTASRPSTLHLLVCPTKIIDLKTLHALLSEHTPFASNAESWAYPLEIKDITVPLLAPTSSEQADKWSLEYWPTFYRKTNPFGAHPASIQKAEDELQNPQDDNIGIDEALALAEKVGDDHRRRGIGTGAGCCIIERVEGQTQIIALAGDARYKPQANAVANEDTGCHGSPMGHAIMRAVGMVGRKRLRCASQPVTKAAAKAEGNFAKGGLEHDIEARDAFFCDQPLTSLENEHFVKDNMRPDGYLCLKLEIFLTHEPCIMCSMALVHSRVGRVIFKRRMPKTGGLTAEMVRNESGPVSLGYGMCWRKELNWQFMCWEYMPEEEEGTVMRQDLRNDSTEKYQEAEDSTDSESANVTLSSFARMHV
- a CDS encoding Origin recognition complex subunit 5, encoding MNIIAYHITVDMGLSMLPDELLLSLSEQWPCRDLQLRQLAALLSPTLSSPPSLVLHGSRATGKSSIVQSYLEASKVQHAIIRCQECITGRHLLEKTVGVVHDVLPGKDGNGVEKAYSGRCENLSSLTVHLQRLLEGQDKFVLVFDGVDKQREAPPTLLPALARLGEVIPHLVVLLIVRHPPPRFLHQPGVPHIHFAPYSRAQSIHIVARKPQDIFIEAPPDDMDYDDETHEEDKAWLWPRFCAAVWDALAQNAARDLVAYKEACLKLWRPFVAPVIKGDFGTRDFSRLLVAQRRLFQEENVLLDSIIAKPEGVLAVPRSKTHDLPYYAKWTLVSAYLASFNPARMDALYFMKSTERKRRKKGGGTARSGGRPSQTRKIPRHLLAASAFTLDRLLAILHAILPDELRTNIDIYRQIATLSSLRLLVRAGGIGNSDPLEPGGKWRVGPMITWEHIQSIARGLDFNLIDYVAD